One genomic segment of Ictalurus punctatus breed USDA103 chromosome 12, Coco_2.0, whole genome shotgun sequence includes these proteins:
- the irx1b gene encoding iroquois-class homeodomain protein IRX-1b produces the protein MSFPQLGFPQVYGVERASPPRDGGSESGGGVTGSPASSAAALAPLLGVYAHPWSAHRYGAFMPYSSAEAALLNHMGSQYELKENPGAHPAGFAVHTAPGFYPYSQYQYGDPARAKSATRETTSTLKAWLQEHKKNPYPTKGEKIMLAIVTKMTLTQVSTWFANARRRLKKENKVTWGRSAEDVDGCGYDSDRDDDDESAHKHEREEEIDLETVDTDEAEEEVRKEPSDAKAHEQSETESESADTRALNSPAGSVAASKDASAGKSGSEDVSPGCQRPVNSKPKIWSLAETATSPDNCQKASSVSSAVTAHPAFLSTNGIYTCQIGKLNSWTGGAFLGAGPLIGVRSLMGVSPSSHYITSSAQSESPTHSLSLSPQHNTDREHVQRTESPALPLRPSFPVIHDRSHHETAQRALKTVS, from the exons ATGTCTTTCCCTCAGCTGGGCTTCCCGCAGGTGTACGGGGTGGAGAGAGCGTCTCCGCCGCGGGATGGCGGCTCGGAGAGCGGCGGCGGAGTCACCGGGAGTCCCGCGAGCTCTGCGGCTGCGCTCGCGCCGCTGCTCGGCGTGTACGCGCATCCGTGGAGCGCGCACCGGTACGGAGCCTTCATGCCGTACAGCAGTGCCGAAGCAGCGCTCCTCAACCACATG GGCTCCCAGTACGAGTTGAAGGAGAACCCCGGTGCTCACCCAGCCGGATTCGCGGTGCACACCGCCCCCGGGTTCTACCCGTACTCCCAGTACCAGTACGGAGACCCCGCACGGGCCAAGAGCGCCACACGCGAGACCACCAGCACGCTGAAAGCCTGGCTTCAGGAGCACAAGAAGAACCCGTATCCCACTAAAGGCGAAAAGATCATGCTGGCCATCGTGACCAAAATGACCCTGACGCAGGTGAGCACGTGGTTTGCCAACGCGCGCCGCCGCCTCAAGAAGGAGAACAAGGTGACGTGGGGACGCAGCGCCGAGGACGTAGACGGCTGCGGCTACGACAGCGACCGCGACGACGACGACGAGAGCGCGCACAAGCACGAGCGCGAGGAGGAGATCGACCTGGAGACCGTGGACACCGACGAGGCCGAAGAGGAAGTGCGCAAAGAGCCGAGCGACGCCAAGGCGCACGAGCAAAGTGAAACGGAGAGCGAAAGCGCAGACACGCGCGCGCTAAACAGCCCCGCCGGCTCCGTGGCCGCGAGTAAAGACGCGAGCGCGGGGAAAAGCGGCTCAGAGGACGTTTCTCCGGGATGCCAGAGGCCTGTGAACTCCAAACCCAAAATCTGGTCGCTCGCGGAAACAGCAACGAGTCCAGATAACTGCCAGAAAGCGAGCAGTGTGTCGTCGGCAGTCACCGCGCACCCGGCTTTTTTATCCACTAACGGGATTTACACGTGTCAGATAGGGAAGCTGAACAGCTGGACTGGAGGCGCTTTTCTCGGTGCAGGACCTCTAATCGGTGTGCGCTCTTTAATGGGAGTGAGTCCGAGCAGCCATTACATAACCTCAAGCGCTCAGAGTGAGAGTCCTACACACAGCCTCAGCCTCAGTCCACAACACAACACCG ATCGAGAACATGTTCAGAGAACCGAATCTCCAGCACTTCCTCTGAGGCCATCATTTCCGGTCATCCACGACAG GTCTCACCACGAAACAGCACAGCGAGCTCTGAAGACTGTTTCCTGA